A stretch of the Aegilops tauschii subsp. strangulata cultivar AL8/78 chromosome 4, Aet v6.0, whole genome shotgun sequence genome encodes the following:
- the LOC109757941 gene encoding uncharacterized protein, whose translation MATQSYRKNFITTINDEDGNPFQNHDHKAAIVWKSYKDRLGKAIDPPMLFNLEEIIQPKDLSELDAPFSMDEIDQVIKDIHSDRAPGPDGFNGLFLKKCWDIIKQDIYTMIWDFFEGNIGIQSINTAFITLIPKIANPNDMNDFRPISLSIINAAWANGELTLPTNQAYGLDYPIIQYADDTLLIMPADEDQLNHLKYLLNLFSLSTGLFVNFSKSSMIPINMDQQSANNLANSFGCRIESLPFTYLGLPMGTTKPSVHDLIPVISRIDKRLSGVARFMNHSGRLTCVNSVVASMPIFAMCSLKVHVTILDHVDKSSRNFLWYGNEINKGGKCLASWEMICKPKQQGGLGVLNLREQNKALLRKHLFKFYNKVDVPWGYDYL comes from the exons ATGGCTACCCAAAGTTACAGGAAGAATTTCATAACTACTATAAATGATGAAGATGGGAATCCTTTTCAAAATCATGATCACAAGGCTGCTATTGTTTGGAAATCATACAAGGATAGGTTGGGAAAAGCTATTGACCCTCCTATGCTATTCAATCTTGAGGAAATTATTCAACCAAAAGATCTATCTGAGCTTGATGCTCCATTTTCCATGGATGAAATTGACCAAGTTATTAAAGATATTCACTCTGACAGAGCACCTGGGCCTGATGGTTTCAATGGCTTATTCCTGAAGAAATGTTGGGATATCATCAAACAAGATATTTACACTATGATCTGGGATTTTTTTGAAGGGAACATTGGCATTCAGAGTATTAACACTGCTTTCATTACTCTCATTCCAAAGATTGCAAACCCTAATGACATGAATGACTTCAGACCCATTTCCCTG TCTATAATTAATGCTGCTTGGGCAAATGGTGAACTCACTCTCCCCACAAATCAGGCATATGGTCTTGATTACCCTATTATTCAATATGCTGATGATACTCTATTGATAATGCCTGCTGATGAGGACCAACTCAACCATCTCAAATATCTCCTTAATCTCTTCAGTTTGTCCACTGGGCTATTTGTTAATTTCAGCAAATCATCCATGATCCCAATTAATATGGACCAACAGTCAGCCAACAACCTTGCTAATTCTTTTGGATGTAGAATTGAAAGCCTCCCCTTCACTTATCTGGGGCTTCCTATGGGCACCACCAAGCCCTCTGTTCATGACCTCATCCCAGTTATATCTAGGATTGACAAGAGACTTTCAGGTGTTGCCAGATTCATGAACCACTCTGGTAGGCTCACTTGTGTTAACTCTGTGGTTGCATCCATGCCAATATTTGCCATGTGCTCACTTAAAGTCCATGTTACTATTCTGGATCATGTGGATAAATCAAGTAGGAATTTCCTTTGGTATGGAAATGAAATCAATAAAGGAGGCAAATGTCTGGCCAGCTGGGAGATGATTTGCAAACCCAAACAGCAAGGAGGACTTGGGGTTCTGAATTTAAGAGAACAAAATAAAGCTCTTCTTAGAAAGCACCTGTTCAAGTTCTATAACAAAGTTGATGTCCCATGG GGATATGACTACCTGTGA